AATTCCGTTTTACTCGTAGTGTTGGCAGCTCTCTGAGCCAGTTCCTTAATCTCAGAGACAAACTCTGCCTGTGACTTATTGCTTTTCCCTGCACTTGGAATCATAGACCAATCAGGTTCTCCACTTCTCAGCGATACACTATATTTTGTAATAGCAGAACTCGTTGCATTTGAAATCGATATTCCCATGAATTCACCTCATATTTTCTACCTTCTCTGCATATATTTTAACCTCTATATATACTTATCCATTTATCATATTCATTCTTTAAAATTCTCATAACATACTTATTTCCTCTATTTTTTTATCGGATAAAATAACCTGTTCTCCTAGTCCCATATCATCAAACGACCATATTACGCACACAAAGACCATCTCTTTACAAGATAACCACAGCCTTAAATTCATTTTCATCGCAGGAAAGCACCATATCACCGCCATATTTATCCACAACTGCTTTTACATTTAACAGCCCAATGCCGTGATGATCCCCTCTTTTGCTCTTTATCGTGTCATTTTCAATTTCCACCTTTTCTGTCACCGGATTTCTCACCGCAAATATCAGTTTATGATCTTCGCACTCTAATTTCAGATGAATGACCGCTTTTCCGGTATTTTTCAGTACCTTTTCACTCTCCCGGATTGCATTATCCAATAAATTAGAGAGCAGAATCACAATCTCTTCCTCCTCCAGACAGATCTCCTGCAGATCCCCTACTTTCAGGATAACCGCTATGTGTTTCTCCTGCATGCTGCGGTACTTCTGGTTTAAAACAGCATTGACCACCGGATGATTTGTGTTGATTGCCGACATCTCGACAGCTATGCTCTCTGTCAGCTTCTGCGTAAATGAAAGTGCCTCATCTGTGTGTCCATTCTTTATCAACGTTTGGATCGTAGAAAGCTGATTTTTATAATCGTGCATTTTTCTTCGCTGACGCTCATAGATTTCTTCCCGGTCCTGATAATCTGCAATACGATTTTTCTGATTTTGTTCCGTAAGTACCGCAATTTTTATTCTCTCTTCTTTTTCAATGGTATTCTGCATGAACTCCATAAGGATAAGGTTAATCGCAACCAGTCCCACCGAAAGAAATAAAAATACATTCTGCATATCATCGTTTTCTGAATAAAACATAAGAATGAAACCGACCACCGTAAATACAGGAACACAGAAAAACTGTAACCATTCTTTTCCTGTAATCAGACCGCAGCTTTTTCTTGTCTTGCTAAATCTTCTGATAAACAACATCAGAATGATAAAAACCGTCTTTGATATCAGTGCCTGTAAAAACCATTTTTCTTGGATTGAACCTCCTCTTCCCAGCAAAACAGTCACATAATCAATCAATACAAGCATTGTATAGTTGATGATTGAAAACAAAAAACTCTGCCGGAAGGAAACTTCATAATAAGCCAGATTCAGGAAAGACATAACCAGTATAATCGGGATACATTTTAACATTCCGATCCATGCCCCTGTGACTGCTACCAGATAAAGCACTCCGCAATAAACAAAAAATCTATATCTGTTCCTATATCCGCCATCTCTTTTTTCCATAAAAGTATCAAAAAAGTATAGCGTTCCTTTTACTTCCAGCATTTCCGCAATAAATGTCAATACCCAGAATGTCATGTTATTCTTCTCCCTTATACAGCATATATTCCCTCTTTACCTGTGCATATCGTGCCTTGGGAACCGGAATCTTTTTTCCCGTGGTAAGTGTCATCACATAACCGCTGATTTTTGTGATGTACCTCATATTTACAAGAAAACTTAGATGTGCCCGCACGAATCCCATATCCTTGAATTCATTTTCTAGTTCATCCAGTTTTTTATAAATCTGAAATGTCCCTTTTTCTGTATAAAATACATTTTTGTGAAGCTCTGTTTCTATATAAATGATGTCATCTGCATAAAGTTTTATCGTTCCTTCCACAAAACGAAATTCGAGAATCCTACGGTTTTTATTAATTTCTGCTATCAAATCATCCATACATTCTTCTATAGTATCTGCAAGGTTATCTTTCAGCAGAAAACGGCTTGCTTTCACCTTATATCCATCCAGTGCGTAATTCATGTATGCCGTCACCAGCACAACCGGAAGTTTTGGATATTTTTCTTTAATCCTCATAGCTGTTTTCAGTCCATCCATCCCCTGCATATTGATATCCAGAAATAATAGCTGACACGCTTCCAAAGCCGATTGTTCTTCGCATAACTGTTCTCCGGATTCATATTCTGTAATAGTAAACTCATAATTCTTTTTTTCACCATAGTCTGACAGCAAATCTGACAAATTTTTTCTGTCATCTATCCTGTCATCACAAATAATAATGTTCATATTTTTCATTCCTGTCTTTGATTGCTCTCATACCTGTAAACCATACAAGTCTCACCTAGCACTCTTTATTATATCAAACAAATCTTTCACTCGATCATTCTCTGCATCAAATGACTATTTTGCGCATAGAACGACTATCTCCTATAGAAACGCAGAAGCACTGTATCTCAAACTCTTTGAAATACAATGCTTCCCTGCATTTTCTATATCGTCATGTTGATACCACTACTTTATGAATCCCCCACATGATCCATCTGATAATACTTCAATTCTTAGTTTTTTCCAAAAAAATATTGATGTTTCATATCGCCAACTGTATTTTCTTTTCTCTGTCCTTCCCCCTTAAAGTGAAAAGTTCCCTGCACAGGCCACGGTGAACCATACCATAGTCCACCTGACCGGCGCAGTAATCCCTTTGTGCCTATTTTATGATTTCATAGAGCAGGCTGCTCTTTCCTCCATTTTCACGCCATCTCTGCTTTTTCTGTATAAATCCTGCACACTCCAGATCGCGGATTGCACGCTTGACCGTACTTACAGACAGGTGCAGCTCTCTGGCAATGGTACCGATTGCCGGATAGCATGTCCTCTCCCTGTCCGCACGAGTCTCCAGATACAGATAGACCGCCACCGCCCTGTGTGGCAGCTCCGTTTCATAGATTTCTTTCCTAGTATAAATGTTTTTAATTAACTCGACTCAATAAGTATTCCATGATATAATCTTCATATAATTGTATAGGGAGGTCATATTCATGGGCAGAAAAGTAAACACAATAACACTAACAGAGGAGCAGCGTTCGTATCTTGAATTACAAACTCGTGCTAGAACAATACAGGCACAAACCGTGTGTAGAGCAAGAATACTGTTGTTACGTGCTGATGGTGTTTCTATTAATGATATTGCTGATAAAGTAGGCATCAATAGATGCAGTGTAATGTTGTGCTTGAATAAATTCAAAGAGGGCGGTGTCGAAAACGCCTTGTTTGATGCTCCCGGTCGTGGTCGTAATGCTGAAATAACCGATGACGAAAAGACGTGGATTATAAATATCGCATGTCAGAAGCCGGTTAATCTTGGCTATTCAGCAGAAGTATGGACACGTGCCCTTCTCACAAAACATATCAATAAGTTTGCAGAAAATGCAGGTTATACAAGGTTATCAACTATAAGTCAGTCAAAGGTTCGCACAATACTTGAAGAGGCAGATATTAAGCCTAACAAAATAACTTATTACTATGAAAATCGTGATCCGGATTTTGACCAAAAGATGCACAATGTCCTTCTGGTATATAAACAGCTATCATTACAGTTCGATAAAAAAGGACAACTTCTTCCATTTTGTGAAGATGATCAGGTGGTGCATGTACTCTCTTATGATGAGAAACCTGGAATCCAGGCAATTGCCACCACATCAGAAGATATCCAGCCGGATAATAATCATAAGACCATAAGCCGAGATTATGAGTACAGGCGTCTTGGAACCATTTCACTGCTTGCCGGAA
The Roseburia rectibacter DNA segment above includes these coding regions:
- a CDS encoding helix-turn-helix domain-containing protein, with the translated sequence MYTRKEIYETELPHRAVAVYLYLETRADRERTCYPAIGTIARELHLSVSTVKRAIRDLECAGFIQKKQRWRENGGKSSLLYEIIK
- a CDS encoding sensor histidine kinase; amino-acid sequence: MTFWVLTFIAEMLEVKGTLYFFDTFMEKRDGGYRNRYRFFVYCGVLYLVAVTGAWIGMLKCIPIILVMSFLNLAYYEVSFRQSFLFSIINYTMLVLIDYVTVLLGRGGSIQEKWFLQALISKTVFIILMLFIRRFSKTRKSCGLITGKEWLQFFCVPVFTVVGFILMFYSENDDMQNVFLFLSVGLVAINLILMEFMQNTIEKEERIKIAVLTEQNQKNRIADYQDREEIYERQRRKMHDYKNQLSTIQTLIKNGHTDEALSFTQKLTESIAVEMSAINTNHPVVNAVLNQKYRSMQEKHIAVILKVGDLQEICLEEEEIVILLSNLLDNAIRESEKVLKNTGKAVIHLKLECEDHKLIFAVRNPVTEKVEIENDTIKSKRGDHHGIGLLNVKAVVDKYGGDMVLSCDENEFKAVVIL
- a CDS encoding IS630 family transposase, coding for MGRKVNTITLTEEQRSYLELQTRARTIQAQTVCRARILLLRADGVSINDIADKVGINRCSVMLCLNKFKEGGVENALFDAPGRGRNAEITDDEKTWIINIACQKPVNLGYSAEVWTRALLTKHINKFAENAGYTRLSTISQSKVRTILEEADIKPNKITYYYENRDPDFDQKMHNVLLVYKQLSLQFDKKGQLLPFCEDDQVVHVLSYDEKPGIQAIATTSEDIQPDNNHKTISRDYEYRRLGTISLLAGIDLQTGEAIPLVKESHNSKDYIEFLKKLDNKYPKSDKIRLVLDNLKVHSSEETRKYLATVPGRFEFVFTPKHGSWLNLVEGFFSKLTRQMLKGIRVKTKDELVQRIYKYFDEVNEEPVIYHWKYKLEEIDPNEEVVVDTLPVKKSS
- a CDS encoding LytR/AlgR family response regulator transcription factor, with product MNIIICDDRIDDRKNLSDLLSDYGEKKNYEFTITEYESGEQLCEEQSALEACQLLFLDINMQGMDGLKTAMRIKEKYPKLPVVLVTAYMNYALDGYKVKASRFLLKDNLADTIEECMDDLIAEINKNRRILEFRFVEGTIKLYADDIIYIETELHKNVFYTEKGTFQIYKKLDELENEFKDMGFVRAHLSFLVNMRYITKISGYVMTLTTGKKIPVPKARYAQVKREYMLYKGEE